The following proteins are co-located in the [Pasteurella] mairii genome:
- the ubiG gene encoding 3-demethylubiquinone-9 3-methyltransferase, with product MQNLDPQELEKFEKMAKSWWDPQGDFKPIHQLNPLRLGYIQQQAKGLQGKTVLDVGCGGGILSEALAKCGANVSGIDMSVAPLEVAKLHAQEQGLKIDYQLTTVEDFLQKQTALQAEKFDVITCMEMLEHVPHPDSVINACKALLKPNGTLFLSTINRTFKAWTLVVLGAEYVLKMLPKGTHDYDKFIKPAELLHWTDRANLECRNMVGYHYNPLTGNFWLNNDVSANYMASFGLKL from the coding sequence ATGCAAAATCTTGACCCGCAAGAACTTGAAAAATTTGAGAAAATGGCGAAAAGTTGGTGGGATCCGCAAGGCGATTTTAAACCGATTCACCAACTTAATCCGCTGCGTTTAGGCTATATTCAACAGCAAGCCAAGGGGTTACAAGGCAAAACGGTATTGGACGTGGGCTGTGGTGGCGGAATTTTGTCGGAAGCGCTGGCAAAGTGCGGTGCAAATGTGAGCGGAATTGATATGAGTGTCGCGCCATTGGAAGTGGCGAAATTACACGCGCAAGAACAAGGTTTAAAAATTGATTATCAATTAACCACGGTCGAAGATTTTTTACAAAAACAGACCGCACTTCAAGCGGAAAAGTTTGATGTAATCACCTGCATGGAAATGTTGGAACATGTTCCGCATCCAGATTCCGTCATCAATGCTTGCAAAGCCTTGTTAAAACCTAATGGAACCCTGTTTTTATCCACTATCAATCGCACCTTCAAAGCGTGGACTCTGGTGGTGTTGGGGGCGGAATACGTGCTCAAAATGCTACCGAAAGGTACGCATGATTATGACAAATTTATCAAACCCGCGGAATTATTGCATTGGACGGATCGTGCGAATTTAGAATGCCGAAATATGGTGGGGTATCACTACAATCCGTTGACTGGAAATTTCTGGCTGAACAATGATGTTAGCGCCAATTATATGGCGAGTTTTGGGCTGAAATTGTAA
- the nagA gene encoding N-acetylglucosamine-6-phosphate deacetylase has product MTYALINSVTYTGREVLRDYAVVVEQDKIKAIIPQQDLDKDIEAIDLKGNNLTAGFIDLQLNGCGGVMFNDQTSLQTLEMMQETNLKSGTTSFLPTFITSPDEDMKSAVKIMSEYLTKYKNQALGLHLEGPYISVEKKGTHQPQYIRTISPEMKQFLLDNAAVITKITLAAENPTAEFIPEFVENGIIVSIGHSNTSYDIAKKAFRRGATFATHLHNAMSPISSGRDMGVVGAVLDSSNVYTSVIVDGVHVSFGNIRIAKTLKGSKLCIVTDALAAAGSNIESFTFVGKQIFVKNGRCYDAYGALSGSSITMIESVKNAVEHVGIPLDEALRMCNLYPAEAINVENKLGSVEIGKVANLTAFTPDYKIIGTAVNGQWKEHQ; this is encoded by the coding sequence ATGACTTATGCGTTAATTAATAGCGTAACTTACACTGGGCGAGAAGTGCTACGAGATTACGCGGTTGTCGTTGAGCAAGATAAAATTAAAGCCATTATTCCCCAACAAGATTTGGACAAAGATATTGAAGCAATTGATTTAAAAGGCAATAATCTCACTGCTGGTTTTATTGATTTGCAACTTAATGGATGTGGTGGAGTTATGTTCAATGACCAAACTTCGCTACAAACCTTGGAAATGATGCAAGAAACCAACTTGAAGTCAGGTACAACAAGTTTCCTACCGACGTTCATCACTTCTCCTGATGAAGACATGAAAAGTGCGGTCAAAATTATGAGCGAATATCTTACCAAATACAAAAACCAAGCTCTCGGTTTACATTTGGAAGGTCCCTATATTAGCGTTGAAAAGAAAGGGACGCACCAACCGCAATATATTCGTACCATCAGCCCTGAAATGAAGCAATTTTTGCTTGATAATGCTGCTGTGATTACTAAAATCACGCTTGCTGCAGAAAATCCAACAGCAGAATTTATCCCAGAGTTTGTGGAAAATGGCATTATTGTATCTATAGGTCATTCAAACACCAGTTATGACATTGCAAAAAAAGCGTTCCGCCGTGGTGCAACATTCGCAACGCACTTACATAACGCAATGTCCCCCATTAGCTCCGGTCGAGATATGGGCGTAGTTGGTGCAGTATTAGACTCTTCTAATGTTTATACCAGCGTTATTGTCGACGGTGTTCACGTTTCCTTCGGTAATATACGTATTGCCAAAACGCTCAAAGGAAGCAAACTTTGTATTGTTACTGATGCGCTTGCCGCAGCAGGTTCTAATATTGAATCCTTTACGTTTGTTGGCAAACAAATTTTTGTGAAAAACGGACGCTGTTATGATGCTTATGGCGCATTAAGTGGCTCCTCAATTACAATGATTGAATCTGTTAAAAATGCGGTAGAACATGTAGGTATTCCATTAGATGAAGCGTTAAGAATGTGCAATTTATACCCTGCCGAAGCGATTAATGTAGAAAATAAACTTGGCTCTGTTGAAATAGGTAAAGTGGCTAATTTGACTGCATTTACACCAGATTACAAAATAATTGGAACAGCGGTAAATGGTCAATGGAAAGAACACCAATAA
- the nagB gene encoding glucosamine-6-phosphate deaminase translates to MRLIPLQTEQQVSLWAARHIVNRINHFNPTKDRPFVLGLPTGGTPLKTYKELIALYQAGKVSFEHVVTFNMDEYVGLPKAHPESYHSFMYKNFFNHINIQEKNIHILNGNTDDHDEECRRYEEKIKSYGKIHLFMGGVGQDGHIAFNEPASSLGSRTRIKTLNTDTLIANSRFFNNDINQVPKYALTIGVATLLDAEEVMILATGYNKALAVQAGVEGAINHLWTISALQLHRHFLLVCDEPAQQELKVKTVKYFTELEQRAIHSVLS, encoded by the coding sequence ATGCGTCTAATCCCCTTACAAACCGAACAACAAGTGAGCCTTTGGGCTGCTCGTCATATTGTAAATAGAATTAATCATTTCAACCCAACAAAAGATCGTCCCTTTGTGCTTGGCTTGCCTACAGGCGGCACTCCCCTCAAAACTTATAAGGAATTGATTGCACTTTATCAAGCCGGCAAAGTGAGTTTCGAGCACGTAGTTACTTTCAATATGGACGAATATGTAGGACTACCGAAAGCGCATCCCGAAAGCTATCATTCATTTATGTATAAAAATTTCTTTAACCACATCAATATTCAAGAAAAAAATATCCATATCCTCAATGGTAATACAGATGATCATGATGAAGAATGTCGCCGTTATGAAGAAAAAATAAAATCTTACGGTAAAATCCACCTATTTATGGGGGGCGTCGGACAAGACGGGCATATTGCATTTAATGAACCGGCTTCATCTTTAGGCTCTCGTACTCGTATTAAAACCCTGAACACTGATACGCTTATCGCCAACTCTCGTTTCTTTAATAATGACATTAATCAAGTGCCTAAATATGCCCTCACTATCGGTGTAGCAACACTATTGGATGCCGAAGAAGTCATGATTTTAGCCACTGGTTACAATAAGGCGTTAGCAGTACAAGCTGGTGTAGAGGGAGCAATCAATCACCTTTGGACGATTAGTGCATTGCAACTGCATCGTCATTTCCTATTAGTATGTGATGAACCGGCACAACAAGAATTGAAAGTAAAAACAGTGAAATATTTCACTGAATTAGAGCAACGGGCAATTCATAGTGTATTAAGTTAA
- the nanA gene encoding N-acetylneuraminate lyase, whose product MKNVKGIFSALLVSFNEDGSINEKGLRQIIRHNIDKMKVDGLYVGGSTGENFMLSTSEKKEIFRIAKDEAKDDIALIAQVGSVNLHEAIELGKYATELGYDSLSAVTPFYYKFSFAEIKHYYDTIIAETGNNMIVYSIPFLTGVNMGIEQFGELYKNPKVLGVKFTAGDFYLLERLKNAYPNHLIWAGFDEMMLPAAALGVDGAIGSTFNINGIRARQIFELTQAGKLEEARSIQHITNDLIEGILANGLYLTIKEILKLQGVDAGYCREPMTKAATEQQLAIAKALKEKYL is encoded by the coding sequence ATGAAAAACGTAAAAGGCATTTTTAGTGCTTTATTAGTTTCATTTAATGAAGATGGTTCCATTAATGAAAAAGGGCTGCGCCAAATTATCCGTCATAATATTGATAAAATGAAAGTAGATGGACTATATGTTGGCGGCTCTACTGGTGAAAACTTTATGCTTTCTACATCAGAGAAAAAAGAAATTTTCCGTATTGCAAAAGATGAAGCAAAAGATGATATTGCATTAATTGCTCAAGTAGGTAGTGTAAATTTACACGAAGCGATTGAATTAGGTAAATATGCTACGGAATTAGGCTATGATAGTTTATCTGCTGTGACACCGTTCTACTACAAATTCAGTTTTGCTGAAATCAAACATTATTACGATACCATCATCGCGGAAACAGGTAATAATATGATTGTATACTCTATTCCGTTCTTAACTGGCGTGAATATGGGCATTGAACAATTTGGTGAACTTTATAAAAATCCGAAAGTACTCGGCGTTAAATTCACTGCTGGTGACTTCTATTTGTTAGAACGCCTAAAAAATGCCTATCCAAACCATCTTATTTGGGCTGGTTTTGATGAAATGATGTTACCTGCTGCTGCATTAGGTGTAGATGGTGCTATCGGTAGTACATTCAATATTAATGGCATTCGAGCTCGTCAAATTTTTGAACTTACTCAAGCGGGCAAACTTGAAGAAGCCCGTTCTATTCAGCACATCACTAACGATTTAATTGAGGGAATTCTTGCTAATGGTTTATATTTAACTATTAAAGAAATTTTGAAATTACAAGGTGTTGATGCCGGCTATTGTCGTGAACCAATGACCAAAGCGGCAACGGAACAACAACTAGCTATCGCAAAAGCGTTGAAAGAGAAATATTTATAA
- the rpiR_2 gene encoding putative HTH-type transcriptional regulator, which produces MANNHILERIAALQASLTKTEKRIAEHILQDPELLNNCSLAEIAKNMKVGEATVIRFCRTLGFKGFSDFKMDFAIELATQDQSITTLLDTDISNDDEPALVANKIQIALNKVISETINLLDFNVLEQVVKEVRLAKRIFLYGVGSSGLVAEWAKNKLMRIGIQVDATSDNHFMYMQASLMRKGDVVIGLSHSGQSAETTHALAISRKAGATTIAITHNSRSPITKEADYVLHNGNRQCLLQGDSMGTQTAQSFVLDLIYTLLVQAEEEKALIAKQKTLSVILEQRQK; this is translated from the coding sequence ATGGCAAATAATCATATTTTAGAACGTATTGCCGCTTTGCAGGCAAGTTTAACTAAAACGGAAAAACGTATCGCTGAACACATATTGCAAGATCCAGAACTGCTGAATAACTGTTCATTAGCAGAGATTGCCAAAAATATGAAAGTGGGAGAAGCCACGGTAATCCGTTTTTGCCGAACCCTTGGTTTCAAAGGATTTAGTGATTTTAAAATGGATTTTGCCATTGAGCTCGCTACGCAAGATCAATCTATAACAACCTTGTTAGATACCGATATTTCAAATGATGATGAGCCTGCTCTGGTCGCAAATAAAATTCAAATAGCGTTAAATAAAGTCATCAGTGAAACCATTAATCTCTTGGATTTCAATGTACTTGAACAAGTCGTTAAGGAAGTACGTCTTGCTAAACGAATTTTTTTATATGGTGTAGGGTCCTCAGGCTTGGTCGCAGAGTGGGCAAAAAATAAATTAATGCGGATTGGTATACAAGTTGATGCCACTAGCGATAATCATTTTATGTATATGCAAGCCTCCTTAATGCGTAAAGGGGATGTAGTTATTGGATTAAGTCACTCTGGGCAATCTGCCGAAACAACACACGCGCTCGCGATATCTCGTAAAGCTGGGGCAACCACTATTGCAATTACTCATAATTCTCGCTCACCCATCACCAAAGAGGCTGATTATGTTTTGCATAATGGAAATCGGCAATGTTTGTTACAAGGCGATTCTATGGGAACACAAACCGCACAATCTTTTGTATTAGACTTAATTTACACATTGCTCGTTCAAGCAGAAGAAGAAAAAGCCCTGATTGCAAAACAAAAAACCCTTAGTGTTATTTTAGAACAACGTCAAAAATAG
- the ebgC gene encoding evolved beta-D-galactosidase beta subunit EbgC, whose product MYIGTLTRQDYKRDLPKVLADVCDYLKTVDLTALENGRHTITSEIFMNVMTPTTDAADHKKAELHRRYIDIQVIIDGVDGMEYGLEQPDLSQYEDYHEEEDYQLTNAEIANKNWIKVHPQQFVVFYPYEPHKPCCNIDNKVATLKKLVVKVPVSLL is encoded by the coding sequence ATGTATATCGGAACTTTAACACGTCAAGATTATAAACGCGATTTACCAAAAGTATTAGCTGATGTTTGTGATTATTTAAAAACAGTAGATTTAACCGCTTTAGAAAATGGTCGCCACACTATTACGAGTGAGATTTTCATGAATGTGATGACTCCAACCACTGATGCAGCTGATCATAAAAAAGCAGAATTACACCGTCGCTATATTGATATTCAAGTTATTATTGATGGTGTTGATGGTATGGAATATGGTCTTGAGCAGCCAGATTTAAGCCAATATGAAGATTATCACGAAGAGGAGGATTATCAACTCACCAATGCAGAAATCGCTAATAAAAACTGGATTAAGGTGCATCCACAACAATTTGTTGTCTTCTATCCTTATGAACCACATAAGCCTTGCTGCAATATAGATAATAAAGTAGCAACGCTGAAAAAACTCGTCGTTAAAGTGCCGGTTTCACTACTATAA
- the nanK gene encoding N-acetylmannosamine kinase → MRCLAIDIGGTKIATALVENNQISQRHQITSPQENTGTAMRNTLACLVQQYQGRFDYIAVASTGMINQGRLTALNPKNLGGLAEFPLYDCLASVSDKPIFLLNDVQAAAFAEYQQEDPNTVQNFVFITVSTGVGGGIVQNGHLLTEPNGVAGHIGHTLADPNEVMCGCGRRGCVEAVASGRAIEAISSQWENPCSPKQVFELFRENDEKATALIERSAKAIANLIADLRISLDTQKVAIGGSVGLADGYLSLVKKFMQNQPHFYHCSVRLAKFGNDAGLIGAAAWGYAQLLQKQSSRY, encoded by the coding sequence ATGCGCTGTTTAGCCATTGATATTGGAGGGACTAAAATTGCCACTGCCCTCGTTGAGAATAACCAAATATCACAACGCCACCAAATTACCTCTCCACAAGAAAATACAGGTACAGCAATGCGCAATACGCTAGCTTGCTTGGTGCAACAATATCAAGGGCGGTTTGATTATATTGCTGTCGCTTCGACTGGCATGATTAATCAAGGAAGGTTGACTGCATTAAATCCTAAAAATCTTGGTGGCTTAGCTGAGTTTCCTTTATACGATTGTTTAGCATCAGTGTCTGATAAACCTATTTTTTTACTTAATGACGTACAAGCAGCTGCCTTTGCAGAATATCAACAGGAAGACCCAAATACGGTGCAAAATTTCGTTTTTATTACTGTTTCTACCGGTGTTGGTGGCGGTATTGTACAAAATGGTCATTTACTGACCGAACCGAATGGGGTAGCGGGACATATTGGACACACTCTTGCCGATCCAAATGAAGTGATGTGTGGTTGTGGTCGTCGTGGCTGTGTAGAGGCTGTTGCTTCAGGGAGAGCGATTGAAGCCATTTCTAGTCAATGGGAGAATCCTTGTTCGCCGAAACAAGTTTTTGAATTATTCCGTGAAAATGATGAAAAAGCGACCGCACTTATAGAACGTTCGGCTAAGGCTATTGCGAACTTAATCGCTGATTTACGAATTAGCTTAGATACCCAAAAAGTCGCCATTGGCGGTAGTGTAGGGCTAGCTGATGGCTATTTATCATTAGTTAAAAAATTTATGCAAAACCAACCGCACTTTTATCATTGTTCAGTACGACTGGCAAAATTTGGCAATGATGCTGGATTAATTGGCGCCGCTGCTTGGGGCTACGCGCAACTGTTACAAAAACAATCATCAAGATACTAG
- the nanE gene encoding N-acetylmannosamine-6-phosphate 2-epimerase, translating into MSKLNHKEVLNKIRYGLIASCQPVDDGPMDKPEIVSAMAQASIVGGAAGLRIEGIENLKATRPTISAPIIGIVKRDLPDSPVRITPFLQDIEDLAAAGADIIAVDGTDRPRPIDLKQAVTKIHELGCLAMADCSNLAEGLYCQKLGFDIIGSTMSGYTGNDVPDEPDYQLVKDLKTAGCFVMAEGRYNTPELARSAIEIGADCVTVGSALTRLEHIVHWFVTAVKQA; encoded by the coding sequence ATGTCAAAATTGAATCATAAAGAAGTGCTAAACAAAATCCGTTATGGATTAATTGCATCTTGTCAACCTGTTGATGATGGTCCGATGGATAAACCTGAAATTGTTTCAGCAATGGCACAAGCCTCAATCGTCGGCGGCGCTGCAGGATTGCGAATTGAAGGGATTGAAAATTTAAAAGCGACACGTCCAACAATTTCTGCCCCTATTATTGGTATCGTAAAACGAGATTTGCCCGATAGTCCTGTACGTATCACTCCTTTTTTGCAAGATATTGAAGATTTAGCTGCTGCTGGTGCAGATATTATTGCGGTAGATGGTACAGATCGCCCGCGTCCTATCGACCTTAAACAAGCTGTAACAAAAATTCACGAATTAGGTTGTCTTGCCATGGCAGATTGTTCAAATTTGGCAGAAGGATTGTATTGCCAAAAATTAGGTTTTGATATTATCGGCAGCACTATGTCTGGTTATACGGGCAACGACGTGCCTGATGAACCAGATTATCAATTAGTCAAAGACTTAAAGACCGCAGGTTGCTTTGTTATGGCTGAAGGACGTTATAACACGCCAGAACTTGCGCGCTCTGCAATTGAAATAGGGGCTGACTGTGTAACCGTAGGTTCCGCTCTAACACGCTTGGAACATATTGTACATTGGTTCGTTACCGCTGTTAAGCAAGCATAA
- the siaP_1 gene encoding sialic acid-binding periplasmic protein SiaP, with protein MKLTKLALSTLAFAISTSVFAADYDLKFGMVAGTSTNEYKAAEYFAKEVKEKSAGKIEISIYPSAQLGDDRVMLKQLKDGALDFTFAESARFQLFYPEAEVFALPYMIKDFEVAKKALLDTKFGQDLLSKIDKDLNMQVIGIAYNGTRQTTSNRPINSIADMKGLKLRVPNAATNLAFAKYVGAAPTPMAFSEVYLALQTHSVDGQENPLSAIQAQKFYEVQKYLALTNHILNDQLYLVSNDTLNDLPEDLQKVVKDAAGKAAEYHTKLFKESESELITFFKDHGVTVTEPDLKPFKEALQAYYDDYIKRTGETGKKAIEEFSKLDQ; from the coding sequence ATGAAATTAACAAAATTAGCCCTTTCTACCTTAGCCTTTGCTATCTCTACTTCCGTTTTTGCTGCGGATTATGATTTAAAATTCGGTATGGTGGCAGGAACTAGTACGAATGAATATAAAGCAGCAGAGTATTTCGCGAAAGAAGTAAAAGAAAAGTCAGCAGGAAAAATTGAAATTTCCATTTATCCCTCTGCGCAATTAGGCGATGACCGTGTCATGTTGAAACAATTGAAAGATGGAGCATTAGATTTTACTTTTGCCGAGTCTGCACGTTTCCAACTTTTCTATCCAGAAGCTGAAGTATTTGCATTGCCTTATATGATCAAAGATTTTGAGGTAGCGAAAAAAGCATTGTTAGATACCAAATTTGGGCAAGATTTATTATCAAAAATTGACAAAGATTTAAATATGCAAGTGATTGGTATTGCTTATAATGGTACTCGTCAGACTACATCAAATCGCCCAATTAATAGTATTGCAGACATGAAAGGGTTGAAATTGCGTGTACCAAACGCCGCCACGAATCTCGCATTTGCTAAGTACGTAGGCGCTGCACCAACGCCAATGGCGTTCTCAGAGGTGTATTTAGCATTACAAACTCACTCTGTTGATGGTCAAGAAAATCCATTATCGGCTATTCAAGCACAAAAATTTTATGAAGTACAAAAATATTTGGCATTAACCAATCACATTTTAAATGACCAGCTTTATTTAGTCAGTAACGATACCTTAAATGATTTGCCTGAAGACTTGCAAAAAGTCGTGAAAGATGCGGCGGGGAAAGCGGCAGAATACCACACTAAATTATTTAAAGAGAGTGAAAGCGAGTTAATTACATTTTTCAAAGATCATGGCGTTACTGTCACTGAGCCTGATCTCAAACCATTCAAAGAAGCGTTACAAGCGTACTATGATGACTATATAAAACGCACAGGAGAGACGGGTAAAAAAGCAATTGAAGAGTTCTCTAAGTTGGATCAATAG
- the siaT2_1 gene encoding sialic acid TRAP transporter permease protein SiaT-2, producing MKFINKLEEWLGGGLLLIIFAILVAQIVARQIFDSPIIWSEELARLLFIYAGLFGISMAIRSQQHVYIDFITNLMSERIRRAANSFVQTLIFISVVLFVHLGFKTWADASFEMVSLGISEKWLYAGLPFISILMFYRFLQAQSENYNNKFTYLPAIFYVISAVIIFTILFFQPDWFKVLRISNYMKLGSSAVYVVLAVWLIIMFLGTPVGWSLFIATLLYFAMTRWNVVNSASNKLVDSLNSFPLLSVPFFILTGILMNTGGITTKIFTFAKALLGHYTGGMGHVNIGASLIFSGMSGSALADAGGLGQLEIKAMRDAGYDDDICGGITAASCIIGPLVPPSIAMIIYGVIANESIAKLFIAGFVPGVLVTIALMMMNYFVSKKRGYPKTRKATREELCKAFKESIWAILTPILIIGGIFSGLFTPTEAAVFAAAYSMIVGKFVYKELSLQSLFKSCVETISITGVTALMVMTVTFFGDMIAREQVAMRIGEAFVAIADSPTMVLVMINLLLLFLGMFIDALALQFLVLPMLIPIAQQFGIDLVFFGVMTTLNMMIGILTPPMGMALFVVARVGNMTVSTVTKGVLPFLVPIFVTLVLITLFPQIITFIPNLLMP from the coding sequence ATGAAATTTATCAATAAATTAGAAGAATGGCTTGGTGGTGGATTGCTTCTTATTATTTTTGCCATTCTCGTAGCGCAAATTGTTGCTCGTCAGATTTTTGATTCTCCTATTATTTGGAGTGAAGAGTTGGCGCGTTTGTTGTTTATCTATGCAGGTTTATTCGGCATCAGCATGGCGATCCGCAGTCAACAGCACGTTTATATTGATTTTATCACGAATTTAATGTCCGAAAGAATTCGGCGAGCAGCAAACTCTTTTGTGCAAACTTTGATATTTATTTCCGTGGTACTATTTGTACATCTTGGTTTTAAAACTTGGGCAGATGCGAGTTTTGAAATGGTTTCTTTAGGCATTTCTGAAAAATGGTTGTATGCCGGTTTACCTTTCATCTCTATTTTGATGTTTTATCGTTTTTTACAGGCACAAAGTGAAAACTATAATAATAAATTCACCTACTTGCCTGCGATATTTTATGTCATAAGTGCGGTCATTATTTTTACGATTTTGTTCTTTCAACCAGATTGGTTCAAGGTGCTTCGTATTTCCAATTATATGAAATTGGGAAGTTCAGCTGTTTATGTTGTTTTAGCGGTTTGGTTGATTATTATGTTCCTTGGTACTCCTGTGGGTTGGTCGTTATTTATTGCTACCTTGCTTTATTTCGCCATGACTCGTTGGAATGTGGTTAATTCTGCATCTAATAAATTAGTCGATAGTCTTAACAGTTTCCCATTATTAAGTGTACCGTTCTTTATTCTGACAGGGATTTTGATGAATACTGGGGGGATTACCACAAAAATATTTACCTTTGCGAAAGCGTTATTAGGACATTACACTGGTGGTATGGGACACGTGAATATCGGGGCGAGCTTGATTTTCTCTGGGATGTCAGGATCTGCGCTTGCTGATGCCGGTGGTTTGGGGCAATTAGAGATTAAAGCCATGCGAGATGCCGGTTATGATGATGACATTTGTGGTGGCATCACAGCAGCATCTTGTATCATTGGTCCATTAGTGCCACCAAGTATTGCAATGATTATCTATGGCGTTATTGCTAATGAAAGTATTGCGAAGCTTTTTATCGCGGGGTTTGTACCCGGCGTGCTCGTGACGATAGCGTTAATGATGATGAATTATTTCGTGTCCAAAAAACGAGGCTATCCAAAAACACGTAAAGCAACGAGAGAGGAGCTCTGCAAGGCGTTTAAAGAAAGTATTTGGGCAATTTTAACTCCAATTCTTATTATTGGTGGTATCTTTTCAGGGTTATTTACCCCGACTGAAGCGGCAGTTTTTGCAGCAGCGTACTCCATGATTGTGGGTAAATTTGTTTATAAAGAGTTGAGCTTGCAAAGCTTATTTAAAAGCTGTGTGGAAACCATTTCTATTACAGGTGTCACTGCGTTAATGGTAATGACCGTAACATTCTTTGGCGATATGATTGCGCGTGAACAAGTTGCCATGAGAATTGGGGAAGCCTTTGTTGCGATTGCAGACAGTCCAACAATGGTATTGGTGATGATTAATCTATTACTCTTATTTTTAGGAATGTTTATTGATGCGCTTGCATTGCAATTCCTTGTGTTACCAATGCTTATTCCAATTGCTCAACAATTTGGTATAGATCTTGTGTTTTTCGGCGTGATGACGACATTGAATATGATGATTGGTATTCTTACACCACCAATGGGAATGGCGTTATTTGTGGTAGCACGTGTAGGTAATATGACCGTTTCCACTGTAACTAAAGGTGTTTTACCTTTCTTAGTGCCGATTTTTGTCACATTAGTATTAATTACCCTATTTCCACAGATTATTACATTTATACCTAACTTATTAATGCCTTAA
- the nanM gene encoding N-acetylneuraminate epimerase, which yields MKITKSFLATFILGLTAFSAQAVYPDLPIGIKGGAGALIGDTIYVGLGSGGDKFYALNLKEKDAQWKEIAAFPGGVRNQATAAGVDGKLYVFGGFQDTANYKSESINDAYVYDPANNTWTKLQTRSPKGATAGTSAVADSKKIYFVGGVNQEIWNGLFQDVAAADGDKEKEKAIFDPYFNLRAQDFFFSPEIASYEPATNIWRNEGIFPFLPRAGAVVGLKDGKLLVVNGEIKAGLRTPTTELGTIGKDGITWKKLGELPTPAGYSQQEGIAAGMGGYSNGYFIVTGGANFPGARANYAKGINDAHRTGGLKKTYHSDVYVFNGKNGTWKIVGKLPENIAAGVSFSYKNKVFLVGGETDGGKALTKVQTLSYNGKKLVVE from the coding sequence ATGAAAATTACAAAATCTTTTTTAGCGACATTCATTTTAGGCTTAACCGCATTTTCTGCACAAGCAGTCTATCCTGATTTACCCATAGGGATCAAAGGAGGTGCTGGAGCATTAATTGGTGATACTATTTATGTAGGGTTAGGCTCTGGCGGTGATAAATTTTACGCATTGAATTTAAAAGAAAAAGATGCACAATGGAAAGAAATTGCTGCATTCCCAGGAGGGGTGCGTAACCAAGCCACAGCAGCGGGTGTTGACGGTAAGCTCTATGTATTTGGTGGTTTTCAAGATACTGCAAATTATAAAAGCGAAAGTATTAATGATGCTTATGTTTATGATCCAGCGAACAATACTTGGACAAAATTACAAACTCGTTCACCCAAAGGGGCAACGGCGGGAACAAGTGCAGTTGCAGATAGCAAAAAAATCTATTTTGTTGGAGGGGTAAATCAAGAAATCTGGAATGGTCTATTTCAAGATGTTGCTGCGGCAGACGGTGACAAAGAGAAAGAAAAAGCGATATTTGATCCTTATTTCAATCTACGAGCACAAGATTTCTTTTTTTCGCCAGAAATTGCAAGCTATGAACCTGCGACCAATATATGGCGTAACGAGGGCATATTCCCATTCTTGCCGCGTGCCGGTGCAGTGGTTGGCTTGAAAGATGGTAAATTGTTAGTCGTGAATGGTGAAATAAAAGCAGGCTTACGTACCCCAACTACAGAATTGGGAACAATTGGCAAAGATGGCATTACTTGGAAAAAACTTGGTGAGTTACCAACGCCAGCAGGTTATAGTCAACAAGAGGGTATTGCAGCGGGGATGGGTGGCTATTCTAACGGTTACTTTATTGTTACCGGCGGGGCAAATTTCCCAGGTGCACGTGCGAATTATGCTAAAGGCATCAACGACGCGCACCGTACAGGAGGCTTGAAGAAAACTTACCATAGTGATGTGTATGTATTCAATGGGAAAAACGGCACTTGGAAAATTGTCGGTAAATTGCCAGAAAATATCGCAGCGGGTGTTTCTTTTAGTTACAAAAATAAAGTATTTCTTGTAGGAGGAGAAACGGATGGCGGTAAAGCATTAACGAAAGTTCAAACTCTGTCTTATAATGGGAAAAAATTAGTTGTAGAATAA